The archaeon genome includes the window CAAGGTCGCCTACAGGATCATAGATGTCAGTTGGCCCGAAGACATCAAGGTCGTTGACCGTCAATAAGACAGCCAAGTAGGGAGCAGTATCAGAGTCTCACCCATTCGTGAACGGAGATAGCCAGGCAGAGGAGGATGAAGCCATTGAACACGAAATACCAATGACCTGACACCGAAGGAGGGATCACGAAGTCGAAAGTTAAGAGGAAGAAGAGAAGCACTCCCGTCGTCTCAGCCCCATCGTTCCGCCTCGTAGATCTCCACGCGTCGTCCTCTCTCTTTGCCTCTCGTCTGACAGCCTCCTTGTTCAGCCTGTAGAGCAGGACCTCTCGCGGGTCGTCATACTTGTCGGGGCCGAGCGCATCATATAGGGTTCTCTTATCGGAGTTGGAAAGGACGGAGTAGGCCTCCGAGACCTCTTTGAATCTCTCCTCAGCCTCTGGGGATCTGTTCCTATCCGGGTGGTACTGGGCGGCCAGCCTCCTGTACGCCTCCTTGATTTCGTCGACGAGTGCAGTCTTCGCGACGCCAAGGACTGCATAGAAGTCTCTGCCCGTCATTCGGTCATGTGCACGGTTGTGTATACTTACGTATGTATATAGCGCCCTACGCATACAACAAACCCATGTATTATAATACGAACCTACCAACGAACATCCTATGACCGCCCAAGCCAAGGTGAAGATCTACTCGTCGAGGGGGAGGCACAGCATCAACCTCCCGACCGAGTTCGTCAGGGACAGCGCCTTTCCGTTCAAGCCGATGGAGGAGTTGGTCGCTAGGATAGACGGCAAGCGGATAGTGATAGAGAAGCCATAACGCGCTAGCCATGCCAGTAGCCGCCTGTCCTCAGATGGTGATAGTGGGAAGCGCGCTCCTCTTTTGAAGGGAAGTGGAGCTGCCTTAAGTGAGCGCAGCGGATGCCACATCAGAAATGACGGCACAAGACGATCTGACTTGGCTTCTATTGAGGATTTACGTGAGGGCTCATCACCGGAACAGGCGAAGGCGACAACGACTTGACGAAGGAATGCGCCAAAATCGAAGTGCTGCGGAGATCAGAATAGCAGAATAGATTACCCTGATGTTGAACTGCACGGGTTGTCGCGAAGCTGGCGGAAGCCTAAAGGGAGGTCTGCTTAACAATAAAGAAGGGTGCGTCGCCGGAAGGAACAGAGCACCGTCGCACACCTGTGGTTGTCGTGACAACGCCGTGACAATAGCGGATGTTCCCCCTTCAAAGCAGTTGGAGGGCCATCTCCATCGTCTCCCTGCACACTCTCTCTGAACGGGGTTCGTTCTCTACAAGATCCAGCGGCGTGGTCAATCCGTTGAACTCCCTCAGCTCTCCCACCGGCATAACCTTGGCCCAAATCCTCCCA containing:
- a CDS encoding J domain-containing protein translates to MTGRDFYAVLGVAKTALVDEIKEAYRRLAAQYHPDRNRSPEAEERFKEVSEAYSVLSNSDKRTLYDALGPDKYDDPREVLLYRLNKEAVRREAKREDDAWRSTRRNDGAETTGVLLFFLLTFDFVIPPSVSGHWYFVFNGFILLCLAISVHEWVRL